The Acidobacteriota bacterium genomic sequence AGATCGCGGGGGGAGCGCACATGTCGCTCTCGCCGGATGCGTCCAGGATCCTCGACGTCGTAGGGCACAAGACGCTCCACGTCTCGCCGATCGGAGGCGCGAAGCCCGAGGCGGTCTTCGAGTTCGACGACCACGAGGTGCGGATCGATTACCCGGTCTGGTCGCCGGACGGAACCCTCGTCTCCTTCGACCGCTTCCTCCCCCGCGGGGGCGACGTCTGGATGCTGGAGGAGTTCGAGTAACATGACGCCATGAGCCGAACCCTCCAGCCGGAAGACGTCATCTCCCATTACAAGATCATCGGGCCCCTCGGCGCCGGCGGGATGGGTGAGGTTTACCTCGCGCAGGATCTGACCCTCGAGCGAAACGTCGCGCTGAAGATCCTCCCGCCCTCGCTCGTGAAGGACGAGGAGCGCCTGAGGCGCTTCGTCCTCGAGGCGAAGTCGGCCTCGTCCCTCAGCCATCCGCACATCGTCACCATCTACGAGATCGGCCAGGATCGGGTGCGCCCGAAGGGGGAGGGAGAGTCGGGCGATCGCTCGCCTGCGGTCCACTTCATCTCGATGGAGCTGGTCAGCGGCGACACGCTGACGGCGAAAATCCATCAGGAGAAGACCGACCTGCGCACGCTCCTCGGCTGGCTCGCGCAGGCCGCCGAGGGGCTCGCGAAGGCGCACGCGGCGGGCATCGTCCACCGGGATCTCAAGCCCGGCAACATCATGGTCACCAGGGACGGCTACGCGAAGGTCCTCGACTTCGGCCTGGCGAAGCTCACGGAGAAGCGCGAGGCGGACCCGGAGCTGAGCTCGGCGCCGACCGAGGTGAAGGACGGCACGAGCGCCGGCGTCGTCCTCGGCACCGTGGGGTACATGTCCCCGGAGCAGGTGAGAGGGAAGGCGGTCGATCACCGCTCCGACATCTTCTCGTTCGGCTGTGTCCTGTACGAAGCCGCGACGCGGCGGCGGCCGTTCATCGCCGAGTCGAACGTCGAGACGATGCACAAGATCCTGAACGAGAAGCCGGCACCGGTGGAGGATCTGAACCCGGCGGCGCCCGCGGAGGTGAGGCGGCTCATCCGCCGCTGCCTCGCGAAGAGCGCCGACCAGCGCCTTCAGTCGATGAAGGATCTGGCGATCGAGCTGCGGGAGATCGTCGAGGAATACGACGCGCTGTCGGCCTGTGGGTCGCGAGGGGCGGTGGAGCCTCAGGGTCCGGCAAGTAGCGACCGGTGGGGACGTCGAGATCCTGAAGCCTCAGGACGCGGACATCGAGGGGCTGACTTTCTCCCTCGACGGAGACTACCTCTACTACCAGGGCCGTGATCCGGAGCATCCGCTCTACCACACCCTCTTCCAGGTTCCCTCCCTGGGCGGGCCATCGAAGAAGCGCGGCTTCGATGTCGACACCGCCGTGTCGTTCGCTCCGGACGGCAGGAGAGTCTGCTTCCGTCGGGGCGCCCCGCAGTAGCATGAGGATCATCTCGTCGTCCTCGATCTCGAGTCGGGGGCGGAGAAGATCCTCGCGACGCAGAAGGCGGCGGGCGAGTTCTCGGGGCGGCCCTCCTGGTCACCGGACGGCCGACGCATCGCCGTGGGCGCCGTGAATCTTCAACCGAATCCGACGCCCGGCATCTTTCTCTTCGACCCGGACAGCGGAAAGCAGGAGCGCCTCGGCGACGACCGGGTGCCGTTCGTCTCCGAGATCTCGTGGCTTCCCGACGGCAGCGGCCTCGTCTTCCCCGGAAATCAGCTCGGCGCCGCCGCGCAGCTCTGGTTGATCTCGTACCCGGAGGGACGCGTTCGGCGGCTCACCAACGACCAGAGCGAGTACGCAAACCTCAGCGTCTCGAAGGACGCGAAGAGCCTTGCCGCGATCCGGCGGTCGAGCACGGCGAACGTCTGGGTGGTTCCGGCCACGGGAGCGGGAAAGCTTCGCCAGATCACCCGGGACGCAGGCGCCAACGGCGCCATCGGCCTGTTCGACATCTGGCGGGACGGCACGATCGTCTTCGTCGCCAGGGGGGGCGATTCCCCGGCTCTCTTCAGGGTTGGCGCCGACGGGGGAAACCGGCAGTTGCTCTCCGCGGGGTCGGGGGCCGTCTTCGCGCCGCGCTTCCTGACGGACGCGGTCTTCTACATGCAATTCGGAGACGATCGTGTCCCCCACATCTGGCGAGCCGGATCGGGCGACGAGCGCTCGAAGCGCCTCACGGACGGCGCCGGCGAAGATCTCAAGAGCGTCTCGCCCGACGGGCGGACGATTCTGTTCAGCCGGTTCGGCCAGCCCGGCCAACTCTGGTCGATGCCGGCGGAGGGAGGTGAGCCGATCCGGATGGCCGAGGACCTCGACGGCGCCGTGAGCTACTCACCCGACGGCAAGCTCGTGTGGTATGGGGCGTCGAGGAAGATCGGCGGCCTGTATCGCGCCGTCAGCGTGATCCTCCCCGCGGCGGGGGGGCAACCGGTTGCGAGGCTCGATCTTCTTCCCGGGGCCAACAAAGTCGACTGGGCGCCGGACAGCAAGGCTCTGACCTTCGTCAGGGGGGTTGGCGCTGCCGAAGACGTCTACCGCCAGCCGATCGCGGGAGGCGACCCCGTGCCAATCACGCATTTCAAGGAGGGTCGCATCGCTGGCACCGGCATCGGGCGCACGTCCAGGCTCGCGATCCTCAGGGAGCTGGAGGGAATCAGGAACCTCTGGGCGTCGCCGGCGGGAGGTGGTGAACCGGTCCAGGTCACCGACTTCAAGACCGGCGTCATCTTCTACGCCGCGTGGGGACCCGACGCGAAGGACCTCTTCTTCACGTACGGCGAGGCGATCGAGGACGTCGTCCTGATCCGCGACTTCCGATAGGCGGCCGCGGGCGCGGCTCCGTCAGGGCGAGACGGTCACCTGGATCGCCGGGGAGAACTTCTTCCGGTTCACGTCGCTCTTGGGAAGGTTCTTGTCGACGCCGAAGACCTCGATGAAGAGGATCGGGTTGTTCGGGTCGGCGGTCAGCGCCTTCGAGCAGGCGCTCGACCACTTGGTCGGCGTCAATGTGTACGACGGCGACTTGAGGAGCTTCGTCCCGCTCGTGACGACGGCGCCCTTGAGGAACCCCGGAACCGGCGAGAGCAGCACGCGGAAGACGTCGTAGCCTGCGGCGTCCCAGGCGATCGTCGGTCCCTGCAGGATGGGGGGATGGCAGCTCATCGTCGCGCTCGCCCGGGGAGAGCTGATGGTGAACGTCGGGGCGAAGCGCTGGGCGAAGATGCCGCCCGAGTCGCCGTCCTGAAAGTAGCTCCCCCACGTCACCACGAAATCCCCCGTGGAACGGAGCGCCACCGCGGGGAAGCTCTGATAGTTCGTCGTGTAGGTGTTGACCTGGAACTCGCTCCCGGCGGGGACGCCTGACGCATCGAAGCGCTGGGCGAAGACGCCGTTGCTGGAGCCGTCCTGCATGTAACTCTGCCAGGCCACGACGAAGGCGCCGGCCGGGCTCATGCTGATGGACGCACGGCTCTGGTAGTTCTCGGTGTAGGTGTTGACCTGGAAGTCCGACCCGAACGGGGTTCCGGCGCTGTCGAACCGCCGGGCGAAGATGCCGCCTCCCGAGCCGTCCTGCTGGCCGTAGCCGGTCCATGCGACCGTGAAGCGGCTGTTGGCGTCGATCGCGACCTTGCCGGAGAACTGGCTGTACGTGGTGAAGGTGTTGACCTGAAACTCCGTTCCCGCCGCAACCCCCGCGCTGTCGAACCGCTGGCCGAACATCCCGGAGAACGAGCCGTCCTGCCCGTAGCTGTCCCAGACCACGACGAAATTCCCCGTTGGGGCGAGCGCGACCGAGGCGCGCGTCTGGTAGCCGGTGGTGTAGGTGTTGACCTGGAACTCGCCGCCCGCCGGGGCCCCCGCGCTGTCGAAGCGCTGGCCGAAGATGCCGGACGAAGATCCATCCTGAGGATAGCTCGACCAGGCGACGACGAAGGCCCCCGACGCGTTCATCGAGACGCTCGGGTAGAACTGGTAGCTCGTCGTGTACGTGTTGACGACGAACTCGCCGCCAAGCGCGGCGCCCGAGCTGCTGAATCGGCGCCCGATGACCCCCGAGCCCGATGCGTCCGGGCCGTAGCTCTGCCACACCACGACGAAGTTCCCCGCGCCGTCAACCGCGACGGCGTGGCTGCGCTGTGCGAACGTCGTGTACGTGTTGACCTGGAACTCGCTGCCGAGCTTCGCCCCCGCGCTGTCGAAACGCTGCGCGAAGATCCCCCCGCCCGATCCGTCCTGGTAGTAGCTGATCCAGACGACGACGAACCGGCCGGAAGAATCGACGCCGACGGCCGGCGAGAACTGGAAGCTCGTCGTGTACGTGTTGACCTGGAACTCCGGGCCGGACTTCGCCGCGCCGGCCCACGCGGATCGCGGGCCGAGGAGGGCGACGGCGAGAATCGAGATCGCGAGGAGCTTCTGTCTCAAGGGAACCCTTCCATGATCAGGGCGTGACGGTCACCTGGATCGCCGGCGTGAACTTCTTCCTGTTGACGTCGCTCTTCGGGAGGCTCTTGTCGACCCCGAAGACCTCGATGAAGAGGATGGGGTTGTTCGGGTCGGCGGTCAGCGCCTTCGAGCAGGCACTCTGCCACTTGGTGGTCGGCACCAGATAGGTCGAGCTCTTGAGGAGCTTCGTGCCGCTCGTGACGACGGCCCCCTTGAGGAAACCCGGGACGGGGGACATCAGCACCCGGAAGACGTCGTACCCCGCGGCATCCCACGCGAAGGTCGGGCCCACCAGAATGGGGGGATGGCAGCTCAAGGTCGCGCTCGCCTTCGGCGAGGTCAACGTGAAAGTGGGGGCGAAGCGCTGCGCGAAGATGCCGGCGTTCGCGCCGTCCTGGAAGTAGCTCGTCCACGCGATGACGAAGTCTCCGGAGCTTCGGAGGGCGACGGCGGGCATGTACTGGTTGTTCGTGGTGTAGGTGTTC encodes the following:
- a CDS encoding serine/threonine protein kinase, whose amino-acid sequence is MSRTLQPEDVISHYKIIGPLGAGGMGEVYLAQDLTLERNVALKILPPSLVKDEERLRRFVLEAKSASSLSHPHIVTIYEIGQDRVRPKGEGESGDRSPAVHFISMELVSGDTLTAKIHQEKTDLRTLLGWLAQAAEGLAKAHAAGIVHRDLKPGNIMVTRDGYAKVLDFGLAKLTEKREADPELSSAPTEVKDGTSAGVVLGTVGYMSPEQVRGKAVDHRSDIFSFGCVLYEAATRRRPFIAESNVETMHKILNEKPAPVEDLNPAAPAEVRRLIRRCLAKSADQRLQSMKDLAIELREIVEEYDALSACGSRGAVEPQGPASSDRWGRRDPEASGRGHRGADFLPRRRLPLLPGP
- a CDS encoding PD40 domain-containing protein, with the translated sequence MNLQPNPTPGIFLFDPDSGKQERLGDDRVPFVSEISWLPDGSGLVFPGNQLGAAAQLWLISYPEGRVRRLTNDQSEYANLSVSKDAKSLAAIRRSSTANVWVVPATGAGKLRQITRDAGANGAIGLFDIWRDGTIVFVARGGDSPALFRVGADGGNRQLLSAGSGAVFAPRFLTDAVFYMQFGDDRVPHIWRAGSGDERSKRLTDGAGEDLKSVSPDGRTILFSRFGQPGQLWSMPAEGGEPIRMAEDLDGAVSYSPDGKLVWYGASRKIGGLYRAVSVILPAAGGQPVARLDLLPGANKVDWAPDSKALTFVRGVGAAEDVYRQPIAGGDPVPITHFKEGRIAGTGIGRTSRLAILRELEGIRNLWASPAGGGEPVQVTDFKTGVIFYAAWGPDAKDLFFTYGEAIEDVVLIRDFR